A genomic window from Vitis riparia cultivar Riparia Gloire de Montpellier isolate 1030 chromosome 16, EGFV_Vit.rip_1.0, whole genome shotgun sequence includes:
- the LOC117933915 gene encoding uncharacterized protein LOC117933915 gives MGHRRGSYLSNAMRACLEPKTNRPSCNVLEGDDKDLQTFDGTNSGASRVSEAGVGLVLLSSIGKPLDQSIHLDFPTSNKEAEYEAIIVGLELALALAASKVEIGSDSQLVVEQIQQEYEARDERMTCHLNGLESCLAKLSDWKVKRIPHEENRKADALVRVVVSLPITKYIMLPVYV, from the exons ATGGGACATCGACGGGGTTCCTACTTGTCAAATGCCATGAGGGCCTGCCTGGAGCCCAAGACCAACAGGCCCAG CTGCAACGTATTAGAGGGTGATGACAAAGATCTTCAAACCTTTGATGGGACGAACAGTGGAG CATCACGAGTATCAGAGGCTGGAGTAGGGCTCGTACTACTCTCCTCTATTGGGAAACCGCTTGATCAGTCCATTCACCTCGATTTTCCTACATCTAATAAGGAGGCTGAATACGAGGCAATTATAGTTGGCCTTGAACTCGCCTTGGCACTTGCAGCATCGAAAGTAGAAATAGGAAGTGACTCCCAATTAGTGGTTGAGCAAATCCAGCAAGAGTATGAGGCCAGGGATGAACGAATGACTTGCCACCTCAATGGTCTGGAATCTTGTTTAGCCAAGCTATCTGATTGGAAAGTCAAACGTATTCCTCATGAAGAGAACAGAAAAGCAGATGCACTGGTCAGAGTTGTCGTCTCCTTGCCCATCACTAAATATATCATGTTGCCAGTTTATGTCTAG